One Lucilia cuprina isolate Lc7/37 chromosome 4, ASM2204524v1, whole genome shotgun sequence DNA segment encodes these proteins:
- the LOC111676451 gene encoding augmin complex subunit dgt6, with the protein MDRTIIVPYRAEEKELSHTLYNAIQGLFLLHPPTEDLRKCVSEEMFIKPNQQAFFHIMHYLFRILDAQEFKKRFFWPITDKRSESNFRTSTVEYLKYINEKYQLNWTNIKSYLVVMPGGMKFISFLLDFINFIVQELIKQKEKQLNLDANSYRPQVSEANLWKMCAKNEVFKDMASEFVDTVENINKKFDDNSHKLMKQLEVLSQETGLSVEMLTDDKFLEDFDNSNHQLFEQHYIERTKKVIEMDGLIADLKEAMDKFYSKETGYKYDKQRICEQLRRIRDHFPIEQLEEESFGTKITDEGVNINTLICTFNAINATMKNALKIDDQRPSVGEVVYSGLLNLKKDLQAKEARLDDFQKMLTTSIKKYKSKRPHTPEHPNNIHDTIKRTLESNLLMKLVSTPSIKLVAPEGGGIPRLALVDSKTGNTNDTTSNNFLAPSCSTSRTNRHHSLVNQSNLNTTVNRSKIIDPMELLRLTSKKDPSKYKTTTPQLNLSNLGTKWKQRQCLFNDEETPSVSDHRSLEDQSNLNTTVNRSKIIDPMELLRLASMNDSPKQETTTQRQSLFNDVEAPSESAHMANVANTPKTHFKPMNISKTSPLSLTKTGSPTILHQSPFTPFNSNDRTRIARSQYQLDTSGFGTSGNSTGSTYVKKLAAVKKVQDASLNFANLSTSPSGRLEPLVTAEDMNIPKLKLNDISLIEHNLSLNNSMFFEKPKVLVNSPIANTTINDENNPNTNNIQNFNESENKKPEPDEEALFNISDSILKDVTL; encoded by the exons ATGGATCGTACAATTATAGTACCGTATCGTGCCGAAGAAAAGGAATTATCCCACACTTTATACAACGCTATTCAAGGTTTATTTCTCTTGCATCCACCCACGGAGGATTTGCGAAAATGTGTGTCCGAGGAAATGTTCATAAAACCAAACCAACAGGCTTTCTTTCATATTATGCACTATTTATTTCGTATTCTTGATGCGCAGGAATTTAAGAAACGTTTTTTCTGGCCCATTACGGACAAACGCTCGGAATCAAATTTTCGTACTAGCACCGTGGAATACCTCaagtatataaatgaaaaatatcaaCTAAACTGGACCAACATAAAATCATATTTGGTGGTCATGCCAGGAGGTATGAAGTTTATTAGCTTTCTcttagattttataaattttattgtacaaGAGTTGATAAAACAAAAGGAGAAACAATTAAATTTGGATGCAAATAGTTACCGCCCTCAAGTTTCAGAAgcaaatttatggaaaatgtgtGCCAAAAATGAGGTTTTTAAAGACATGGCATCCGAATTTGTAGACACTGTTgagaatattaataaaaaattcgatGACAATAGTCATAAACTAATGAAACAATTAGAAGTACTTTCGCAAGAAACAGGTTTGAGTGTGGAAATGTTAACCGATGACAAATTCCTCGAAGATTTTGATAATAGCAATCATCAGTTATTCGAACAACACTACATTGAGAGGACAAAAAAGGTAATAGAGATGGATGGCTTGATTGCCGATCTGAAGGAGGCAATGGATAAATTTTATAGCAAAGAAACTGGCTATAAATATGACAAACAACGAATCTGTGAGCAATTGAGACGCATACGTGATCATTTTCCAATTGAACAGTTAGAAGAAG aATCGTTTGGCACTAAAATTACGGATGAGGGTGTTAATATTAATACACTTATTTGTACATTCAATGCTATTAATGCAACAatgaaaaatgctttaaaaattgATGATCAAAGGCCCAGTGTTGGTGAAGTTGTTTATTCGGGTCTATTAAACTTGAAAAAAGATCTTCAAGCTAAGGAAGCACGATTGgatgattttcaaaaaatgctaactacttctataaaaaaatataaatccaaACGTCCTCACACACCTGAGCATCCCAATAATATACATGATACCATCAAACGAACTTTGGAAAGTAATTTGCTAATGAAATTGGTTTCTACGCCATCCATTAAACTTGTAGCACCTGAGGGTGGGGGAATACCAAGATTGGCCCTGGTGGATTCTAAAACAGGAAACACAAATGATACTACATCTAATAACTTCTTGG CTCCATCATGCTCCACAAGTCGAACAAATCGTCATCATAGTTTGGTTAATCAATCAAATTTGAATACCACCGTAAATCGATCGAAAATTATTGATCCCATGGAATTGTTACGTTTGACAAGTAAGAAGGATCCAtccaaatataaaacaacaacaccacaACTAAACCTTTCAAACTTGGGCACAAAGTGGAAGCAGCGACAGTGTCTTTTCAATGATGAAGAGACACCCTCTGTGTCAGACCATCGTAGTTTGGAAGATCAATCCAATTTGAATACAACCGTCAATCGATCGAAAATTATTGATCCCATGGAATTGTTACGTTTAGCAAGTATGAATGATTCTCCTAAACAAGAAACCACTACGCAGCGACAATCGCTTTTCAATGACGTGGAGGCACCTTCTGAGTCAGCCCATATGGCAAATGTGGCCAACACAcctaaaacacattttaaaccCATGAATATAAGTAAAACCTCCCCGTTATCGTTGACTAAAACAGGTTCACCTACAATCTTACACCAATCACCATTCACTCCATTCAATTCAAATGATCGTACACGCATTGCTCGATCTCAATATCAGTTAGATACTAGTGGTTTTGGTACTAGTGGAAATAGCACTGGCTCTACTTATGTTAAGAAATTGGCAGCTGTTAAAAAGGTGCAGGACGCCTCATTGAATTTTGCCAATTTAAGCACTAGTCCTTCTGGCCGTTTAGAACCGTTAGTCACAGCTGAAGATATGAATATACCCAAGCTGAAACTAAATGATATATCATTAATTGAACACAATTTGAGTTTGAAT
- the LOC111676437 gene encoding choline transporter-like 2: MTRIGEAVAQNDMTEVDAKYGKKLAYERNFKAPLWRKRSCTDVPCLLLFLAFLGAWVFIATYAWRNGDLNKLVVPTDSFNKKCGIDSGVLNRKYLFFFNLDKCIDPLVPITGCPTPQVCVEQCPQQTFIWDTMKNQLSLEELKARLICLTDNDKFNINSKEDAQKAINEERCARWYIKSAPFLNRCMWEFSPQVCEYIPAFLLQRNQRDLTGLQTNVIATQSEQQLQALALTMFPEAQALMAIKPATAIDAKLAPAEEPVVQCRRRQQLGETVIKEKMLQTDTRLAKFIGNIVAHFTNGTHEAQRVGENVVEDILNSYIVILTAMLCTLIASLIFIALMRWLAAPFLWTSIFGVLIGLVVGIYFSINKYIFYHREATVPQHALNLNAVVKNILQDERLWLYLSIFLCLFFVILLLLLIVLRNRISIAVALIKEGSKAVSSVKSTVFFPIFTWILFIVAILYAVGVGLYLGSIGNNSFRMIRQLDPNSVTGVTQENCKCDGPAVNYTIGASCEPQIFQDHCYNADISLVGFFQQSQRSPCTKTMCSFVEVKHTPLVTWFIVYNVFGYLWLTFFISAFSDMVLACTFATWYWTFKKKDVPFFTLTKAIFQTSFYHLGTLAFGSLILAICRMIRLILEYIDRKMKKYDNALTRAILCCMRCFFWLLESFLRFLSKNAYIMCAIHGKNFCTSAKDAFNLTMRNFLRVVTLDKVTDFLFFMSKLLITGGAGVATYFFLLNNPSIIQLHYIAVPTAIVAICAFLITSVFFSVYSMAVDTLFLCFLEDIERNDGTPEKPYYMSKQLMKILGKRNKLPKRAP; this comes from the exons ATGACTAGAATAGGAGAAGCGGTTGCACAGAATGATATGACAGAAGTTGATGCAAAATATGGCAAAAAATTGGCATATGAACGCAATTTTAAGGCACCCTTATGGCGTAAACGTTCCTGCACAGATGTaccttgtttattattatttttagcctTCCTGGGAGCTTGGGTTTTCATTGCCACCTACGCTTGGCGCAATGGTGATTTAAATAAACTTGTTGTACCCACCGATTCGTTTAATAAGAAATGTGGCATAGATTCCGGagttttgaatagaaaatatttatttttcttcaatctCGACAAATGCATAGATCCGCTAGTACCTATAACGGGTTGCCCTACGCCACAGGTGTGCGTGGAACAATGTCCACAGCAGACTTTCATTTGGGATACCATGAAAAATCAACTTTCATTGGAGGAGTTGAAAGCTAGACTAATTTGCCTAACCGATAACGACAAGTTTAATATAAACAGCAAGGAGGATGCTCAAAAGGCCATAAATGAGGAACGTTGTGCCAGGTGGTATATAAAAAGTGCACCCTTCTTAAATCGTTGTATGTGGGAATTTTCACCACAGGTTTGTGAGTATATACCGGCTTTCCTGTTGCAACGCAACCAAAGAGATCTAACGGGTCTTCAGACGAACGTAATTGCTACACAAAGTGAACAACAATTACAAGCATTAGCATTAACCATGTTTCCCGAAGCCCAGGCTCTTATGGCGATAAAACCAGCCACAGCTATAGATGCCAAACTTGCCCCAGCCGAAGAGCCTGTTGTGCAATGTCGCAGACGTCAGCAATTGGGTGAGACTGTTATTAAAGAGAAAATGTTACAAACCGATACCAGACTGGCGAAATTCATTGGCAACATTGTTGCTCATTTCACTAATGGCACCCACGAGGCTCAACGTGTAGGCGAAAATGTTGTAGAGGATATTCTAAATTCGTATATTGTGATATTAACGGCGATGTTATGCACTTTGATAGCTTCGTTAATATTCATTGCGCTTATGCGCTGGCTGGCAGCACCCTTCTTGTGGACTTCCATATTTGGCGTACTAATTGGTCTTGTAGTGGGCATTTATTTCagcattaataaatatatattttatcacCGTGAAGCTACTGTGCCACAACATGCTCTGAATTTGAATGCAGtggtgaaaaatattttacag GACGAACGTTTGTGGCTGTATTtgagtatatttttatgtttattcttTGTCATCTTGCTGCTGTTGTTAATCGTTTTGCGCAATCGCATTAGCATTGCAGTAGCTCTAATCAAAGAGGGCAGTAAAGCTGTATCAAGTGTCAAATCGACTGTTTTCTTTCCTATATTTACCTGGATACTGTTCATTGTAGCGATACTGTATGCGGTGGGTGTTGGTCTATATTTGGGTTCAATTGGTAATAATTCATTTAGAATGATTAGACAGCTAGATCCTAACAGTGTTACGGGTGTCACCCAAGAGAATTGTAAATGTGATGGTCCCGCCGTTAATTACACAATAGGAGCAAGTTGTGAACCACAAATATTTCAAGATCATTGTTACAATGCTGATATTTCTTTAGTGGGCTTCTTTCAACAATCCCAAAGATCTCCCTGCACTAAAACAATGTGTAGTTTTGTGGAAGTTAAACATACACCATTGGTCACTTGGTTTATTGTTTACAATGTCTTTGGTTATTTATGGTTGACATTCTTTATCAGTGCTTTTAGTGACATGGTTTTAGCCTGTACATTTGCCACCTGGTATTGGACGTTTAAGAAAAAAGATGTACCCTTCTTTACCCTAACTAAAGCCATTTTCCAGACTTCCTTCTATCATTTGGGCACTTTGGCTTTTGGTTCACTTATACTGGCTATATGTCGCATGATACGTCTGATATTGGAGTATATTGATCGGAAgatgaaaaaatatgataatGCTCTTACACGAGCCATACTCTGTTGTATGCGCTGTTTCTTTTGGTTACTGGAATCATTTTTGCGTTTCTTAAGCAAAAATGCCTATATCATGTGCGCCATTCATGGTAAAAATTTCTGCACTAGTGCCAAAGACGCTTTCAATTTAACCATGCGCAATTTTTTGCGTGTCGTTACTTTGGATAAGGTGACCGATTTTCTATTCTTTATGTCGAAACTCTTAATAACGGGAGGAGCAGGCGTTGCTACTTATTTCTTTTTACTAAATAACCCGTCCATTATACAACTACATTATATAGCCGTGCCCACCGCCATTGTAGCCATATGTGCTTTTCTCATAACGAGTGTATTCTTTAGTGTATATTCCATGGCTGTGGATACATTATTTTTGTGCTTCCTTGAAGATATCGAAAGAAACGATGGTACTCCAGAAAAACCATACTATATGTCTAAACAACTTATGAAAATATTGGGTAAACGCAATAAACTACCAAAAAGAGCACCATAA